One Setaria italica strain Yugu1 chromosome II, Setaria_italica_v2.0, whole genome shotgun sequence DNA segment encodes these proteins:
- the LOC111256327 gene encoding uncharacterized protein LOC111256327, whose protein sequence is MPMHARGCTTACVSGRRLVFVDVARHDGKGLGPMMPNTGFTLTSRTLKMTGNCTTQWEWIDDAVVTTSGQLWHANTIESLPHDIVMLPLLSMDKANAAHLVLFDWDDGRVSLVSIDLSNKQVMGSVVTYIKGKDDTADADMIKAKPGFFAHFIPSEFPKFLDLRKRENHP, encoded by the exons ATGCCCATGCACGCAAGGGGCTGTACCACGGCTTGTGTGTCTGGCCGTCGGTTGGTATTTGTTGATGTTGCCCGTCATGATGGAAAAGGTTTGGGCCCGATGATGCCCAACACTGGTTTCACCCTCACCTCCCGGACATTGAAGATGACAGGAAATTGCACCACGCAGTGGGAGTGGATTGATGATGCTGTTGTCACTACTTCAGGTCAACTGTGGCATGCAAACACCATCGAGAGTCTCCCTCATGACATTGTGATGCTCCCATTGCTGAGTATGGATAAGGCCAATGCTGCGCACCTTGTATTGTTTGACTGGGATGATGGCAGAGTCTCATTAGTTTCCATCGACTTGAGTAACAAGCAAGTGATGGGCTCAGTCGTTACATACATCAAAGGGAAGGATGATACTGCTGATGCTGACATGATCAAGGCAAAGCCAGGTTTCTTTGCACACTTTATTCCATCTGAATTCCCCAAGTTCCTGGATCTCAG GAAGAGAGAGAATCATCCATAA
- the LOC101773845 gene encoding non-lysosomal glucosylceramidase isoform X1, with the protein MPSGNLLSRRKRSWRANEFVSRSTLQLLDFDDGSPPEHAWRRKLSSHANRLKEFNVTFREAIRMMKLGLRLWSYIREEASHGRKAPIDPFTRESNKPSASQGVPLGGMGTGSISRGFRGEFKHWQITPGYCEMSPVMANQFSIFVARGGNKKYASVLAPGQLDGLKKSSDDGISSWDWKLKGDRSTYHALFPRAWTVYDGEPDPELKVSCRQISPFIPHNYQESSLPTSVFVYTLVNTGKERAKVSLLMTWANSIGGLSHHTGGHVNEPFIGENGVSGVLLHHKTANNNPPVTFAIAACENQNVNVTVLPVFGLSGESSVTAREMWGTMVQDGSFDRDNFNAGASMPSSLGDTVCAAVSASTWVEPHGRCTVVFALAWSSPKVKFKKGSTYYRRYTKFYGTSPRSAVNLVQDALMKYKYWEEAIDKWQTPILSDERLPEWYKITLFNELYFLVAGGTVWIDSESLVVDADNKSNSSLLEDSDSSLRDSSCNSTVPLIGFDPHEIDDKENVGKFLYLEGIEYFMWCTYDVHFYASFALLDLFPKIELSIQRDFARAVLREDNSRVRFLADGTWGIRKVIGAVAHDLGAHDPWHELNAYNIHDTSRWKDLNPKFVLQIYRDFSATGDMSFGKDVWPAVCTAMEYMEQFDHDGDGMIENDGFPDQTYDAWTVQGVSAYCGCLWLAALQAAAALARSLGHVDYAERCMIRFAKAKSVFEARLWNGSYFNYDSGTSYSSRSIQADQLAGQWYTASSGLPPLFDEDRIKCTLQKIFDYNVMRVKGGRMGAVNGMHPNGKVDETCMQSREIWTGVTYSLAATMLLHGMEHQAFTTAEGIYIAGWSEEGYGYWFQTPEAWTVDGHYRSLIYMRPLAIWAMQCALSPPKSILEAPKVNTMDRAHMSPGTLQFLQDSVRKITPKNGCFGNTVFNWDC; encoded by the exons CTTGACTTCGATGATGGTTCACCACCAGAGCATGCATGGAGAAGGAAACTAAGTAGTCATGCTAATAGATTGAAAGAGTTCAATGTTACATTCAGAGAAGCAATTAGAATg ATGAAACTTGGTCTCCGACTTTGGTCATATATTCGGGAAGAAGCTTCTCACGGGAGG AAAGCACCAATCGACCCCTTCACTAGAGAGAGCAACAAACCCTCAGCATCACAAGGAGTACCTCTTGGTGGGATGGG GACTGGCAGCATTTCAAGAGGCTTTAGGGGAGAATTCAAGCATTGGCAGATAACTCCTGGTTATTGTGAAATGTCACCTGTGATGGCCAATCAATTTTCG ATCTTTGTCGCTCGGGGAGGAAACAAGAAATATGCTTCAGTTTTGGCCCCTGGTCAACTTGATGGTTTGAA GAAATCTAGTGATGATGGTATATCATCCTGGGATTGGAAATTAAAGGGTGATCGTTCAACATACCATGCTCTGTTTCCTCGAGCATGGACTGTTTATGATG GCGAACCAGATCCGGAGCTGAAAGTATCTTGCCGTCAAATATCACCATTTATTCCACACAACTATCAAGAGAGCAGCCTTCCTACCTCTGTTTTTGTATACACT CTAGTGAATACCGGAAAGGAAAGGGCAAAAGTTAGCCTATTGATGACCTGGGCG AATTCTATAGGAGGACTTTCACATCATACTGGCGGTCATGTAAATGAGCCATTCAT aggagaaaatggagtTTCTGGCGTTCTTCTACATCACAA GACAGCCAATAATAATCCTCCTGTAACATTTGCAATTGCGGCATGTGAAAACCAAAATGTAAACGTCACAGTGTTGCCTGTTTTTGGGCTTTCTGGAGAAAGTTCTGTTACTGCCAGGGAAATGTGGGGCACAATGGTCCAG GATGGTTCCTTTGACCGAGATAATTTCAATGCTGGTGCCAGCATGCCTTCTTCACTGGGTGATACAGTTTGTGCAGCAGTTTCTGCTTCCACCTGGGTTGAACCACATGGAAGATGTACAGTCGTATTTGCGTTGGCTTGGTCTTCTCCTAAGGTTAAATTTAAAAAGGGAAGTACATACTACAG GAGATATACAAAATTCTATGGAACTTCGCCAAGATCAGCTGTAAATTTGGTACAAGACGCTTTGATGA AGTATAAATATTGGGAAGAGGCGATTGATAAGTGGCAGACCCCGATTCTCAGTGATGAGAGGCTTCCAGAATG GTACAAAATTACTCTCTTCAATGAGCTGTACTTCCTAGTTGCTGGAGGAACTGTTTGGATTG ATAGTGAATCTTTGGTGGTTGATGCTGATAacaagtcaaattcaagtctCCTTGAGGACAGTGATTCATCACTTCGTGATAGCAGTTGCAATTCTACAGTTCCCCTAATCGGTTTTGACCCACATGAGATTGATGACAAAGAAAACGTTGGGAAGTTTTTgtacctggaaggaatagagtACTTCATGTGGTGCACTTACGACGTACACTTCTATGCCTCTTTTGCTCTTTTGGATCTGTTTCCTAAGATTGAATTAAGCATTCAACGTGATTTTGCTAGAGCTGTTTTGCGGGAAGATAACAGTAGAGTCAGATTTCTTGCTGATGGTACCTGGGGGATTCGTAAAGTAATCGGAGCTGTTGCCCATGACCTTGGAGCACATGATCCTTGGCATGAATTGAATGCTTATAACATCCATGACACAAGTAGATGGAAAGATCTCAATCCCAAGTTCGTGCTTCAGATTTACAGAGATTTTTCTGCAACAGGTGATATGTCATTTGGCAAGGATGTCTGGCCTGCAGTTTGTACTGCTATGGAATATATGGAACAATTTGATCATGATGGTGATGGTATGATTGAAAATGATGGATTTCCTGATCAAACTTATGATGCTTGGACAGTTCAAGGAGTAAGTGCGTACTGTGGTTGCCTTTGGCTTGCTGCCCTGCAAGCTGCAGCCGCACTGGCCCGCAGCCTTGGACATGTTGACTATGCTGAGAGGTGCATGATAAGATTTGCAAAAGCTAAATCCGTATTTGAAGCCAGATTATGGAATGGTTCATACTTCAATTATGACAGTGGAACAAGTTACAGTAGCCGTTCCATCCAGGCAGACCAGCTGGCTGGACAATGGTATACTGCATCGTCAGGGTTGCCTCCTCTATTTGATGAGGATAGGATAAAATGCACGCTTCAGAAAATATTTGACTATAATGTGATGAGGGTGAAAGGAGGACGTATGGGAGCCGTGAATGGTATGCATCCGAACGGGAAGGTAGATGAAACCTGTATGCAGTCAAGGGAAATATGGACAGGAGTAACATATAGTTTAGCTGCAACGATGCTGCTTCATGGAATGGAGCATCAGGCCTTCACTACTGCAGAAGGCATTTATATTGCAGGATGGTCTGAAGAGGGCTATGG GTACTGGTTTCAAACTCCAGAAGCATGGACAGTGGATGGCCACTACAGGTCATTGATATACATGCGCCCCCTTGCAATCTGGGCAATGCAGTGTGCCTTGTCCCCGCCAAAGTCGATACTAGAGGCGCCGAAGGTTAACACAATGGACAGGGCTCACATGTCTCCAGGCACGCTCCAGTTTCTCCAGGATAGTGTCAGGAAGATTACGCCCAAGAACGGTTGTTTCGGAAACACCGTATTTAACTGGGATTGTTGA
- the LOC101773845 gene encoding non-lysosomal glucosylceramidase isoform X2, translated as MGTGSISRGFRGEFKHWQITPGYCEMSPVMANQFSIFVARGGNKKYASVLAPGQLDGLKKSSDDGISSWDWKLKGDRSTYHALFPRAWTVYDGEPDPELKVSCRQISPFIPHNYQESSLPTSVFVYTLVNTGKERAKVSLLMTWANSIGGLSHHTGGHVNEPFIGENGVSGVLLHHKTANNNPPVTFAIAACENQNVNVTVLPVFGLSGESSVTAREMWGTMVQDGSFDRDNFNAGASMPSSLGDTVCAAVSASTWVEPHGRCTVVFALAWSSPKVKFKKGSTYYRRYTKFYGTSPRSAVNLVQDALMKYKYWEEAIDKWQTPILSDERLPEWYKITLFNELYFLVAGGTVWIDSESLVVDADNKSNSSLLEDSDSSLRDSSCNSTVPLIGFDPHEIDDKENVGKFLYLEGIEYFMWCTYDVHFYASFALLDLFPKIELSIQRDFARAVLREDNSRVRFLADGTWGIRKVIGAVAHDLGAHDPWHELNAYNIHDTSRWKDLNPKFVLQIYRDFSATGDMSFGKDVWPAVCTAMEYMEQFDHDGDGMIENDGFPDQTYDAWTVQGVSAYCGCLWLAALQAAAALARSLGHVDYAERCMIRFAKAKSVFEARLWNGSYFNYDSGTSYSSRSIQADQLAGQWYTASSGLPPLFDEDRIKCTLQKIFDYNVMRVKGGRMGAVNGMHPNGKVDETCMQSREIWTGVTYSLAATMLLHGMEHQAFTTAEGIYIAGWSEEGYGYWFQTPEAWTVDGHYRSLIYMRPLAIWAMQCALSPPKSILEAPKVNTMDRAHMSPGTLQFLQDSVRKITPKNGCFGNTVFNWDC; from the exons ATGGG GACTGGCAGCATTTCAAGAGGCTTTAGGGGAGAATTCAAGCATTGGCAGATAACTCCTGGTTATTGTGAAATGTCACCTGTGATGGCCAATCAATTTTCG ATCTTTGTCGCTCGGGGAGGAAACAAGAAATATGCTTCAGTTTTGGCCCCTGGTCAACTTGATGGTTTGAA GAAATCTAGTGATGATGGTATATCATCCTGGGATTGGAAATTAAAGGGTGATCGTTCAACATACCATGCTCTGTTTCCTCGAGCATGGACTGTTTATGATG GCGAACCAGATCCGGAGCTGAAAGTATCTTGCCGTCAAATATCACCATTTATTCCACACAACTATCAAGAGAGCAGCCTTCCTACCTCTGTTTTTGTATACACT CTAGTGAATACCGGAAAGGAAAGGGCAAAAGTTAGCCTATTGATGACCTGGGCG AATTCTATAGGAGGACTTTCACATCATACTGGCGGTCATGTAAATGAGCCATTCAT aggagaaaatggagtTTCTGGCGTTCTTCTACATCACAA GACAGCCAATAATAATCCTCCTGTAACATTTGCAATTGCGGCATGTGAAAACCAAAATGTAAACGTCACAGTGTTGCCTGTTTTTGGGCTTTCTGGAGAAAGTTCTGTTACTGCCAGGGAAATGTGGGGCACAATGGTCCAG GATGGTTCCTTTGACCGAGATAATTTCAATGCTGGTGCCAGCATGCCTTCTTCACTGGGTGATACAGTTTGTGCAGCAGTTTCTGCTTCCACCTGGGTTGAACCACATGGAAGATGTACAGTCGTATTTGCGTTGGCTTGGTCTTCTCCTAAGGTTAAATTTAAAAAGGGAAGTACATACTACAG GAGATATACAAAATTCTATGGAACTTCGCCAAGATCAGCTGTAAATTTGGTACAAGACGCTTTGATGA AGTATAAATATTGGGAAGAGGCGATTGATAAGTGGCAGACCCCGATTCTCAGTGATGAGAGGCTTCCAGAATG GTACAAAATTACTCTCTTCAATGAGCTGTACTTCCTAGTTGCTGGAGGAACTGTTTGGATTG ATAGTGAATCTTTGGTGGTTGATGCTGATAacaagtcaaattcaagtctCCTTGAGGACAGTGATTCATCACTTCGTGATAGCAGTTGCAATTCTACAGTTCCCCTAATCGGTTTTGACCCACATGAGATTGATGACAAAGAAAACGTTGGGAAGTTTTTgtacctggaaggaatagagtACTTCATGTGGTGCACTTACGACGTACACTTCTATGCCTCTTTTGCTCTTTTGGATCTGTTTCCTAAGATTGAATTAAGCATTCAACGTGATTTTGCTAGAGCTGTTTTGCGGGAAGATAACAGTAGAGTCAGATTTCTTGCTGATGGTACCTGGGGGATTCGTAAAGTAATCGGAGCTGTTGCCCATGACCTTGGAGCACATGATCCTTGGCATGAATTGAATGCTTATAACATCCATGACACAAGTAGATGGAAAGATCTCAATCCCAAGTTCGTGCTTCAGATTTACAGAGATTTTTCTGCAACAGGTGATATGTCATTTGGCAAGGATGTCTGGCCTGCAGTTTGTACTGCTATGGAATATATGGAACAATTTGATCATGATGGTGATGGTATGATTGAAAATGATGGATTTCCTGATCAAACTTATGATGCTTGGACAGTTCAAGGAGTAAGTGCGTACTGTGGTTGCCTTTGGCTTGCTGCCCTGCAAGCTGCAGCCGCACTGGCCCGCAGCCTTGGACATGTTGACTATGCTGAGAGGTGCATGATAAGATTTGCAAAAGCTAAATCCGTATTTGAAGCCAGATTATGGAATGGTTCATACTTCAATTATGACAGTGGAACAAGTTACAGTAGCCGTTCCATCCAGGCAGACCAGCTGGCTGGACAATGGTATACTGCATCGTCAGGGTTGCCTCCTCTATTTGATGAGGATAGGATAAAATGCACGCTTCAGAAAATATTTGACTATAATGTGATGAGGGTGAAAGGAGGACGTATGGGAGCCGTGAATGGTATGCATCCGAACGGGAAGGTAGATGAAACCTGTATGCAGTCAAGGGAAATATGGACAGGAGTAACATATAGTTTAGCTGCAACGATGCTGCTTCATGGAATGGAGCATCAGGCCTTCACTACTGCAGAAGGCATTTATATTGCAGGATGGTCTGAAGAGGGCTATGG GTACTGGTTTCAAACTCCAGAAGCATGGACAGTGGATGGCCACTACAGGTCATTGATATACATGCGCCCCCTTGCAATCTGGGCAATGCAGTGTGCCTTGTCCCCGCCAAAGTCGATACTAGAGGCGCCGAAGGTTAACACAATGGACAGGGCTCACATGTCTCCAGGCACGCTCCAGTTTCTCCAGGATAGTGTCAGGAAGATTACGCCCAAGAACGGTTGTTTCGGAAACACCGTATTTAACTGGGATTGTTGA